The nucleotide sequence CACGCGGAATTCATTAATACTTATTATAAAAACTTACAACAAGTACACGGACCTAATATTCTGAAGTACGCTATATCCAGGTTGATTGTCAATTATGCAATTGAGCAGACTGATTGTCACCTTATCCTTTGCAATTCGAATCGAAGTCGAAAAGATCGATCTTACCTTATTGAGGAGTTGTTTCCGAAAGATAAATTTATACATATAATTGTCCATTTTGATATTCTGTACCATGTTCTTCAAGCTCGAGTTACTGAAAGTCAACGTAGTACGAATATATTCAGAGGTGCCTATACTAATTTTGCAGAGGTGTTAAATAGGCAGCAGGCAGATTCTTTAAAAGAGGATGTAATCGATCCAGTGGAAGAGGAAGCCGAGCACTTATTTGTGATTAAAGATAACGCAGAAGCTGAAGCTGTTATATTGGAGATTTTACGAATAGCACGACATTAAAGCGTTGGAAATTAATCGAAGTAAAGAATTACCGATGACGTACTGTCAATAAACTTTTAGTAAAGAGGAGGTGTTTTATTGGAAAAGAAATTTGTATATTATTTCTTGTCACTTATTTTTTTTATAGGTTATGTATTAATATTTGATTATTTCTTTAAATATGTTGAAATGATGTTTGTGCCTTACACACTGCTTTTATTCGTTTTCCAAATAGGCTTTTCCATTGTCATCCTCTTTCCTGCTTCGGTCGTAACCACTAATAAAATATTTGATATCATTCGAGGTTCTTAGATTAGATTTATAAACAAACGCCAATGACATAAGAAAAGCTAACACGACATTAAAATCCGTATTAGCTTCAATCATATTTATTTTCCATCATATCCAAAATTCATATGTTGATAGCGGCCTTTAATAATTTGGTAAATGCCGTATAAAATTAATCCCACTGCCACAATTGCCAGCAGAACCTGTCCGAACGGCTGGTTTGCTAATTCTGTTAAAGCACCGCCCAGTCCTTTTGATTCATTCGGATTATGTGTGTAGGCTGTGCGGATGAAGAAAAAACCAACCATACTTAGTACAATCCCTCGTGAAATCAAGCCAATCTTACCTGACAGTCGTGCGATTTTCAGTTCCTTATCATTCATTTCATATGTTTTGAATTTAGACATGAATTTCTCTTTTAGCCCACTATAAATTTCGAAAA is from Mesobacillus boroniphilus and encodes:
- a CDS encoding AAA family ATPase, with the protein product MKRLAIITVGKTHSGKTTFARALEKELYNSMVIDQDNHAEFINTYYKNLQQVHGPNILKYAISRLIVNYAIEQTDCHLILCNSNRSRKDRSYLIEELFPKDKFIHIIVHFDILYHVLQARVTESQRSTNIFRGAYTNFAEVLNRQQADSLKEDVIDPVEEEAEHLFVIKDNAEAEAVILEILRIARH